In Vigna angularis cultivar LongXiaoDou No.4 chromosome 8, ASM1680809v1, whole genome shotgun sequence, one DNA window encodes the following:
- the LOC108345043 gene encoding receptor-like protein 12 isoform X3, with amino-acid sequence MITPTTTSMKNPVRFRFIMFVLCVVSQVVNGEEKIRCIPEEREALLQFKAAIVVHNGMLSSWTTPHCCQWEGIRCSNLTSHIISLDLHGDFPVQYEFYGRYMSGEIHKSLIELPQLQYLNLSSNYFRHSHIPEFLGSLKNLKYLDLSSCYFGGRIPSQLGSLSHLEYLNLASNSLNGSIPYQLGNLSQLYYLDLSGNYFEGNIPPQLGNLSQLQHLDLRRNCFEGNIPPQLGNLSQLHELYLGENLDNLKISDGGQWLSNLISLTHLDLDSVSNLNTSHIWLQVIAKLPELRELSLVDCSLSDHFILSSKHFKFNFSTSFSVLHLSYNIFTSPMVFQWVSNITSNLVELYLSGNHLEGSTSSDFGIVMNSLRHLDLSLNNLKVRDLKSFINICTLHSLYMESNSLTEDLPSILGNLSSGCVRHSLQELDLSGNNITGTLSDISVFSSLKTLLLEINRLTGRIPEGVKLPSTLEYLSVGSNFLQGGIPKSFGNACSLFLLDISMNGLTDELPMIISHLSGCARYSLEQLSLGMNQINGTLPDFSTFTSLKILSLQNNKLNGEIHKDIQFPPKLEELYICSNSLKGMLTDYHFANMSKLEHLDLSDNSLDLAFTQNWVPPFQLLSINLRSCKLGPTFPMWLQTQNKFVIIDISNATISGIIPEWFWAKLPLQKVMTTNISYNSLQEDNVHVKIAIFVRVLKQDKDYK; translated from the coding sequence ATGATAACACCCACAACAACCTCAATGAAGAATCCAGTTCGTTTCAGATTCATAATGTTTGTGCTGTGTGTGGTGTCGCAGGTTGTTAATGGTGAAGAGAAGATTAGATGCATTCCAGAGGAGAGGGAAGCACTCCTCCAATTCAAGGCAGCCATTGTCGTTCACAACGGCATGCTATCATCTTGGACCACTCCTCACTGCTGCCAATGGGAGGGGATTCGCTGCAGCAACCTCACCTCCCATATTATAAGCCTCGACCTTCACGGAGACTTTCCTGTACAATATGAATTCTATGGACGTTATATGAGCGGAGAAATCCACAAGTCGTTAATTGAGTTGCCACAATTACAGTATTTGAACCTCAGTTCTAATTATTTTCGACACAGTCACATCCCAGAGTTTCTTGGTTCTCTCAAAAATTTGAAATACCTTGATCTCTCTTCATGTTATTTTGGCGGAAGAATTCCAAGTCAATTAGGCTCTCTTTCTCATTTGGAATATTTAAATCTTGCTTCTAATTCTCTGAACGGATCAATCCCTTATCAGCTTGGAAATCTCTCCCAGTTGTATTATCTTGATCTCAGTGGCAATTATTTCGAAGGAAATATACCTCCTCAACTTGGAAATCTCTCCCAATTGCAGCATCTTGATCTCAGACGCAATTGTTTCGAAGGAAATATACCTCCTCAACTTGGAAATCTCTCCCAATTGCATGAGCTCTATCTTGGAGAAAATTTGGACAATCTCAAAATTAGTGACGGAGGTCAGTGGCTCTCAAATCTCATTTCTTTAACCCATCTTGACTTGGATTCTGTATCAAATCTTAATACTTCTCATATTTGGTTGCAAGTGATTGCGAAGCTACCTGAACTAAGAGAACTAAGTTTAGTTGATTGTAGCCTTTCCGACCATTTCATTCTTTCATCCAAACATTTTAAGTTCAATTTCTCTACTTCCTTCTCTGTCCTTCATCTTTCTTATAACATCTTCACATCACCAATGGTATTCCAGTGGGTCTCAAACATCACTTCCAACCTTGTTGAGCTTTACCTTAGTGGCAACCACTTGGAGGGTTCCACATCAAGTGATTTTGGCATCGTCATGAATTCGCTTAGGCATCTTGACCTCTCACTTAATAATTTAAAGGTCAGGGATTTGAAATCCTTCATTAATATATGCACTTTACATTCTTTATACATGGAGTCAAACAGTTTGACAGAAGACCTTCCCTCCATTCTCGGTAATTTGTCCAGTGGATGCGTTAGACACTCATTGCAAGAATTGGATCTGTCAGGGAATAACATCACTGGCACTTTGTCTGACATTTCAGTATTCTCCTCTTTGAAAACATTGCTTCTTGAAATAAATCGGTTAACTGGAAGGATACCGGAAGGTGTGAAGTTACCGTCCACTTTGGAGTATTTGTCAGTTGGGTCAAATTTCTTACAAGGTGGAATTCCAAAATCATTTGGCAATGCatgttctttgtttttattgGACATCTCTATGAATGGCCTGACTGATGAGCTTCCGATGATAATTTCTCACTTGTCTGGATGTGCTAGATATTCATTGGAACAATTAAGTCTAGGCATGAATCAAATCAATGGCACACTACCTGACTTCTCAACATTCACatccttaaaaatattatctcttCAGAACAATAAGCTAAATGGAGAGATTCATAAGGACATTCAATTTCCACCTAAATTGGAGGAGCTCTACATCTGTTCAAACTCTTTAAAGGGTATGCTTACTGACTACCACTTTGCTAATATGTCTAAGTTAGAGCACTTGGATTTATCTGACAACTCATTGGACTTGGCATTTACTCAAAACTGGGTTCCACCTTTTCAATTGCTATCTATAAACTTGAGATCTTGCAAGCTAGGTCCAACATTTCCCATGTGGTTGCAGACACAAAATAAATTTGTCATTATTGACATTTCCAATGCTACAATATCAGGTATTATTCCTGAATGGTTTTGGGCTAAATTACCTCTACAAAAAGTGATGACAACGAATATTTCATACAACAGTCTACAAG